One Longimicrobium terrae genomic window, CTGCCGCCAGCAGCGCGCACGCGGCGTGGACCGCGAACGCAACCGCGTCGTGGTCCGGGTGCCCGCCCTCGTACGCGGGGGCGAGCACGGCGTCCGGCTGTGCGGCGGCGATCTCCCCTGCCATCCGCCGCGCGATGTGCGCCAGGTGCGCGGACGCTTCCTGGTCCGCCACACCGAATCCGCACACCCGCTCCGCGCCGATGCCCACGACGGCGAGCGCCGCGCGCAGTTCGCGCCGGCGCACCGCCGCGTACTCCTCGCGGCTGTTCAGGGACGGGTCACCCCACCATTCCCGCCGATGAGGCGCACCATCCGTCACGCACACCAGACGCGCGTCGCCCAGGCGCCGCAGCACGCCGCCCGCGCCGATCGTCTCGTCGTCCGGATGCGCGAACGCGACCAGCAGGCGCGGCGCGGGGCCGCCATCCGCCAGCCAGCGCAGAAACGGGTTCGCGCTATCGGGCATAGCGCCGCACCATCCGCGCGCAGAAGTCCACGTATTCGTTGATGTCCCTGGGCGGGCTGGTGTAGTGCGGCACCACGCCCCGGTGCTCCGGCGTAAAGCAGAAGGTGACCGTCAGCTCGAAGTCTTCCAGCGCCTTCATCTGCCGGTCGAACCAGTCCAGCGAGTTGGGACGGTCGTCGTCCGACCAGCTGAGGCCGGTGCGAAGGCGCTTGACTCCCATCTTTTTCAGCCAGCGCACGGCGTCATCCAGCCGGTGATCCTCGTAGTGGAACCACTGGCAGATGCCCAGAAAATCCGCGTGCTCCGCGAATGCGTCCATCGCCGGCTTGGGCGTGCCGTCTTCGCGGATGAGGCCCATGTGAAAGTGGCGGAAGTACGACGAGCCTTCGCGCTGCTTGTGGCGGGTGGTGGCTTCCCACGCGCCGGGCAGGTCGAACAGGCTGTACCAGTGCACGCGCTCGGACTGGCCGCGCAGCACTTTCGCCGTACGGTGCAGCCCTTCCGCCTGCACGGCATCGCCCGCAAAGGTGCTGATGCCGACTTCCGTCACCCACACCGGCAGATCGGTGACGGCGCGGACGGCGTCCAGCTTCTCCGGCCAGTCTTCTACCGCCCAGAGGTTCCAGTCCAGCGGAAAGCCGTGCACGGCGACGACGTCCATCGCCTCCAGAACGCCCTGCCCCTTCATGTTGCCGATGAAGCGCGGGTCGATGGGCGAAACCCCGCCCAGAACCCGTTTTACGTGCGGCGCCTCGGCGTGCACCGCTTCACCGGTGGCGCGCGCCATCTGGGCAAAGGTCTGCCAGCCGGGATCGATCCCGAAATCCCAGTGCGACGTGTTGTTCGGCTCGTTCCACACCATCACCGCTTCGATCACGGACGCGCGCCTCCCCGGGCGGGGTACGCGGCGCGCGGCTCGTCGTCGTGGATCTCGGCGCGGCGGCACAGGTAGACTTCCTGCTCCGGGTGCTCCACGATGTCGAAGCCGGCGCTGCGCAGCATGGCTTCCGCGCCCGCCGCGTTGGGCACCCACCAGTTCGTGGGATCGCCGCAGTAGCGCTTTTCGATGAAGTACATCTGCGGATAGCCCGGCTTGCCGAAGTGGTCCTGCTCCCAGAACTCGTAGTCGCCCTGCACGTCATCCACTTCCGTCGTGCCGCGCTGCATGCTCTGGAACAGGAGCAGATCGCCCACGACGTGCTCGTGCAGCAGGTCCAGCGCGAGCAGCGGGTGGCGCAGGTGGTACAGCACGCCCATGAAGATGACGAAATCGAACTTTTCGCCGAGTTCCGCGATGTCGTACACGGACATGTTGCGGAACTCGATGTCGTACCCTTCGACCTCGGCGGCGAAGCGCGCCTGGTTCAGGTACAGGTCTTCGCTGTCGATGCCCACCACGCGCGAGGCGCCGCGCCGCTTCATCTCCATGCTGTAGAAGCCCGCGTTGCAGCCCACGTCCAGCACCGTCTTGCCCGTGAGGTCCGCGGGAATGGCGTGCGCGAACGAGCGCCACTTGATGGCGGGGTAGTCGCCCAGAAAGTGGTCGGGGGCGGTGCGGACGCCGCGCAGATCCAGGTTGTGGAACCACGGGCCCAGCTCGCGCACGCGGCGCTCCAGCTCTTCGGTGCCGTTGTCCAGCGCGGCGTCGGTGGGGCTCGAAATCAAAGATCCGTCTCCGGAATCAGGGTGTGTCAGGTCAGCGCCAGCGCGCCGCCCGGGGTGTGTTCAGCCAGAATGGCGGTGCCCAGCGCGCACAGCGGCGACGGTCCGCCGTCCGGCGCGGGGCGCAGCGAAAGCGCCTGGATGGCTTCGCGATAGCCGTGCAGCGTCCCCACGTCCACGTACGTTTCTCCCGCGCGGACGGCCCGCGCCTCGCCGCCGCCCGCCAGCCACGCGTTCACCAGCGTGCCGATGTACTCGTCCTGCCGGCCGCGCTCTTCCCACAGGTCGTGCAGCTCGCCCAGCACCCATCCCGGGAGCTTGAAGGCGCCCCACACCCAGTGGGTGGACGCGCCCGGCTGCTTGACCTGGATCTGCTGCACGCGCCCATCCTCATCCGTCACCACCGCGTCAAAGAACTCGGGGCGCTCCACGGGAAAGAGGAGGAACGAAAGCACGCCGTCCGGCAGCGCGCACATCCCGTCCTCCGGAAACCACACCGTGTCCGGCAGGCCGACCAGAACCTGCTCCTGCGGATGGATGAGGGGCAGCACGCGAAAGATGGAATCACACAGACCGGACGGCTTGGGCTGCACGGTGTACGACACGTGCGCCGACCCGAATCCGCCACCGTAGTACTGCACGATGTCGCTCTTGGCGGGGCTGATGACAAAGCAGATCTTGCTGGCCCCGGCGCGGATCATCCGCTCCACCAGGTACTCGCTCACCGCCTTGGGCCGCTCCACGCCGTCCGCGTCCACGCGGCTGCCCACGGGGAGCAGTTCCTTGCTGAAGGCGAGGGGCTGAATGCGGCTGCCCGCGCCCGCCGCCGGCACGATTCCCCACATGGTCAGGCCTCCACCGCAAAGGTTTCGCGCTCCGCCCACGCGGCCTGCGCGGGACGGATGGCGTCGTTCAGCACCGCTTCCAGGTCGATGACGCGCCGCTCCGACGTGTGCTCCGCCAGCGTGCGCTCGCGCGCGGCGCGGGCCAGCGCGGCGCGTTCCGCGTCGGACATCTGCAGCGCGGCCATGACGTCTTCCGTGCTTTCCGCGACGAGGATTTCCTTCCCCGGGACGAAAAAGGCGTCCAGCCCCTCCCACGCGTCGCTCACCACGGGGCAGCCGCACGCCGCCGCCTCGAACAGTCGGCCGCTGGGGCACCATCCCATTTCCGCCATGGCCCGGCGGGTGACGTTGAGCGTAAAGCGCGATGAGCTGTAGAAGGCGGGGTGGTCGCCCGGGGGCAGGTGCTTGCGAAACCAGATGTTCCGCGTCCAGGGAAACTCCTGCGGATACTGCGCGCCGCCGATGAGGAAACGCGTATCCGGCATTCGCCGCGCGGGTTCGATGAACAGCCGCTCCAGCGCCGCCTGCCGGTCCTGGGCGTACGTTCCCAGGTAGGAAAGGTCTGCCCGGTACTGCTCATCCAGCGGCACGGGATGATGGATGGCCGGATCGACGTGGCCGTAGAGCGGGGCGACGCGGCGGGCGCCCAGGCGGGTCTGCAGGTCGCGCAGGGCGGTGCCGCCGGTGTAGCTCAGAACGAGGTCAAAGTCGCGCAGCCCGTCCGCG contains:
- a CDS encoding glycosyl hydrolase: MIEAVMVWNEPNNTSHWDFGIDPGWQTFAQMARATGEAVHAEAPHVKRVLGGVSPIDPRFIGNMKGQGVLEAMDVVAVHGFPLDWNLWAVEDWPEKLDAVRAVTDLPVWVTEVGISTFAGDAVQAEGLHRTAKVLRGQSERVHWYSLFDLPGAWEATTRHKQREGSSYFRHFHMGLIREDGTPKPAMDAFAEHADFLGICQWFHYEDHRLDDAVRWLKKMGVKRLRTGLSWSDDDRPNSLDWFDRQMKALEDFELTVTFCFTPEHRGVVPHYTSPPRDINEYVDFCARMVRRYAR
- a CDS encoding TIGR04290 family methyltransferase; the encoded protein is MSSPTDAALDNGTEELERRVRELGPWFHNLDLRGVRTAPDHFLGDYPAIKWRSFAHAIPADLTGKTVLDVGCNAGFYSMEMKRRGASRVVGIDSEDLYLNQARFAAEVEGYDIEFRNMSVYDIAELGEKFDFVIFMGVLYHLRHPLLALDLLHEHVVGDLLLFQSMQRGTTEVDDVQGDYEFWEQDHFGKPGYPQMYFIEKRYCGDPTNWWVPNAAGAEAMLRSAGFDIVEHPEQEVYLCRRAEIHDDEPRAAYPARGGARP
- a CDS encoding sugar phosphate nucleotidyltransferase yields the protein MWGIVPAAGAGSRIQPLAFSKELLPVGSRVDADGVERPKAVSEYLVERMIRAGASKICFVISPAKSDIVQYYGGGFGSAHVSYTVQPKPSGLCDSIFRVLPLIHPQEQVLVGLPDTVWFPEDGMCALPDGVLSFLLFPVERPEFFDAVVTDEDGRVQQIQVKQPGASTHWVWGAFKLPGWVLGELHDLWEERGRQDEYIGTLVNAWLAGGGEARAVRAGETYVDVGTLHGYREAIQALSLRPAPDGGPSPLCALGTAILAEHTPGGALALT
- a CDS encoding CgeB family protein — its product is MKLVIFGLTVSSSWGNGHATLWRGLIRALAARGHDVVFFEKDVPYYAENRDLNHLDGATLVLYPDWASVLPQARRHLADADVAMVTSYQADALDATALVLESSAPVRCFYDLDTPVTLDALASGRPVSYIGADGLRDFDLVLSYTGGTALRDLQTRLGARRVAPLYGHVDPAIHHPVPLDEQYRADLSYLGTYAQDRQAALERLFIEPARRMPDTRFLIGGAQYPQEFPWTRNIWFRKHLPPGDHPAFYSSSRFTLNVTRRAMAEMGWCPSGRLFEAAACGCPVVSDAWEGLDAFFVPGKEILVAESTEDVMAALQMSDAERAALARAARERTLAEHTSERRVIDLEAVLNDAIRPAQAAWAERETFAVEA
- a CDS encoding PIG-L deacetylase family protein; protein product: MPDSANPFLRWLADGGPAPRLLVAFAHPDDETIGAGGVLRRLGDARLVCVTDGAPHRREWWGDPSLNSREEYAAVRRRELRAALAVVGIGAERVCGFGVADQEASAHLAHIARRMAGEIAAAQPDAVLAPAYEGGHPDHDAVAFAVHAACALLAAEGRRCPAIVEYPLYHAEEERMVVGSWLPGAEAGAVTVRLSDEEQAAKREMIACHASQSATLAQFPVDAERFRPAPAYDFRQPPHAGQLNYEVFGWADGAAWRSRAADALRELGIGPADGANGFGALIGVPA